One Candidatus Deferrimicrobiaceae bacterium genomic window, GCTCGAGTACGCCAGGTTCACCGGCGCCTCGAACCCGGGGACGAGCCGCTTGTAGGAGTTCATCGTCGGGTTCGAGAAGGCGCAGATGGCGGACGCGTGCTTCAGGATCCCGCCGATGTAGTGAAGGGCCATCCTGGACAGCCCCCCGTACTCCTCCCCGGCGAAGAGCGGTTTCCCCCCCTTCCACAGGGACTGGTGCGTATGCATCCCGCTCCCGTTGTCCGCGAAGAGGGGCTTGGGCATGAAGGTGACGGTCTTGCCGAATTTCCTCGCAACGTTCTTGCAGATGTACTTGTACCACTGCAGCGCGTCGGCGCACTTCACCAGCGTGTCGAACCGGAGGTCGATCTCCGCCTGGCCGGCCGTGGCGACCTCGTGGTGCTGGGCCTCGACCTTCAGCCCGACGGACTCCATCACCCGCACCATCTCGTCGCGCAGGTCATGGAGGGAGTCGGTGGGGGGGACGGGGAAGTACCCCTCCTTGTGGCGCGGCTTGTAGCCCAGGTTGGGCCTCTCCTCCCGGCCGGTGTTCCAGACCCCTTCCTCGGAATCGATGTAGTAGTACCCGAAGTTGGATCCCGTGGCGTACCGGATGTCGTCGAAGATGAAGAACTCGGCCTCCGGACCGAAGAACGCGGCGTCGGCGATCCCGGTGGATTTCAGGTACGCCTCGGCCTTCCGCGCGATGTTGCGCGGGTCGCGCGAGTAGGCCTCCTTGGTGATCGGGTCCACGATGTTGCAGATGAGGGACAGCGTCGGCCGCGCGATGAACGGATCGGTGATGGCGGTGGTGGAGTCGGGGATGACGAGCATGTCGGAGGCGTGGATCGGCTGCCACCCCCGGATGCTCGACCCGTCGAACCCGAACCCTTCCTCGAAGTTATCCTCCTGCAACTCGTAGATGGGAACGGCAAAGTGCTGCCAGGTCCCCACGAAATCCATGAATTTCAGGTCCACCATCTCGATCTTTTTGCTCTTGGCGAATTCCACCACTTCTTTCGGGGTCATGTCTTCCTCCTTGGTATGGTCACGCGTCCTGCCGGCGGATCAGATCGCATCCGTCCCTCGCTCGCCCGTCCGGATCCGCACCACTTCCTCCACGTTCGTCACGAAGATCTTCCCGTCTCCGATCCGTCCCGTCCGCGCGGACTTTTCCACCGTCTCCACGACCTGCGGAACCAGGTCGTCGGGAACGATCACCTCGAGCTTGATCTTGGGGAGGAAGTCGACCACGTACTCCGCCCCCCGGTAGAGCTCGGTGTGCCCCTTCTGGCGCCCGAAGCCCTTGACCTCGGACACGGTGATCCCCTGGATGCCGATGTCGTTTAACGCCTCCTTGACCTCGTCGAGCTTGAACGGCTTGATAATGGCCTCGATCTTCTTCATGGTTCACCTCCCCGACGTTGGTCAGAAGCAATCCGCGTACCAACGGGTGCACCGAAAAGCGGGGGATGCCCGGGTACAGGAAAATCCTTATCCGTTTCGTGCAGTTTCCTCCATTTCCCATGCGGGTCGATGGCGCGAACGCCCGGGCGGTGATAGAATTTCTGCCCAATCCGTGACCACCAGCCGCCGGTTATTTAGGCATCTTTCCCATCGCGGACCGGGAGGACGGCACGCGGGAAATTTGCCGAAGGGAGGCCATCATGGGCAGGCACCTCATCGTGGACGGGTACAACCTCGCCCGGTCGGGCGCGGTGTTCCTCCCGGAAGACCCGGCGGGGCCTGAGGGACGCAAGGAACTGTGCGCTCTTCTGTCCGGATACGCGAGGGAGAAGGGGTTCCGCCTGACGGTCGTGTTCGACGCCCGGGGGGCGGGGACCCCCCAGAGGACCCGTCAGGCCTTCCGAGGAGGGACC contains:
- the glnA gene encoding type I glutamate--ammonia ligase, with protein sequence MTPKEVVEFAKSKKIEMVDLKFMDFVGTWQHFAVPIYELQEDNFEEGFGFDGSSIRGWQPIHASDMLVIPDSTTAITDPFIARPTLSLICNIVDPITKEAYSRDPRNIARKAEAYLKSTGIADAAFFGPEAEFFIFDDIRYATGSNFGYYYIDSEEGVWNTGREERPNLGYKPRHKEGYFPVPPTDSLHDLRDEMVRVMESVGLKVEAQHHEVATAGQAEIDLRFDTLVKCADALQWYKYICKNVARKFGKTVTFMPKPLFADNGSGMHTHQSLWKGGKPLFAGEEYGGLSRMALHYIGGILKHASAICAFSNPTMNSYKRLVPGFEAPVNLAYSSRNRSAAVRIPMYSASPKAKRLEFRTPDPSCNGYIAFAAMLMAGLDGVQNKIHPGEPLDKDIYALSPEELAGVPTTPGSLEESLRALEADHDFLMKGDVFTSDVIEKWIEYKMDAEVNPTKMRPHPYEFFLYFDC
- a CDS encoding P-II family nitrogen regulator encodes the protein MKKIEAIIKPFKLDEVKEALNDIGIQGITVSEVKGFGRQKGHTELYRGAEYVVDFLPKIKLEVIVPDDLVPQVVETVEKSARTGRIGDGKIFVTNVEEVVRIRTGERGTDAI